The proteins below are encoded in one region of Planctopirus limnophila DSM 3776:
- a CDS encoding peptidoglycan D,D-transpeptidase FtsI family protein: protein MRNSLQSQWLEPEAPTYGWLDHPGQRLRVLLLIFLLPSLAIGYRLVQLQVYRQAEFTHVFEATTTRIVEIPARNGRILASDGSLLAVDEENFELWVHYRWLEEPPHPDWLKRQANSRLSRRQRRDDKQVATMTTTLLNERRQLWERIAHVTGVTPEELDQARQSVQTRIERMKQAVLEKQIQQQPVTEQPTRSIQPTRSIAEESSPHAVTAWLDWGQKLWQEFQHELTTPPPRAENGPLILAEELEPQRVLDTLPKAAADEILAHPELYPGLEVRVRHHRTYPARQVASHLLGVRTPLREEEALERTKQWPQGDPLDYRTGDAIGRSGLELAYDAQLRGLRGLKRLTLDRRGQIVEEVMTREVRHGADLYLSLDVEVQRTAEALLEQALLPDVIDAPGDSSTNDVDNPQKPTRLTSPQGGSVVVIDVRTGQVIAAASAPGYDANVLTNPSATEWAQLTGDVRRPLYQRVTRMALAPGSTFKPLTAIAGLEAGMKAQSAIECAGYLDQPQRDRCLIFRHYGVGHGSTDLSDALCQSCNVYFFKLARMLGPSPLVEQARQFGFGQLTGIDLPFEQAGHLPSPQTNSAREPWYPGDTLGLAIGQSRLQVTPLQMARFMAAIANGGELLTPRLKTDQGPLLVTSFAETSGETTRTNVRKPSLAPQTLKEVRHGLYRVVNDAQGTAYKTVRLKEVEICGKTGTAEAGSGVADHAWFAGYAPASPPRYAIVVVLEHGGSGGKEAGPMAREVIRRMHQLGLIPSGSLAKNED from the coding sequence ATGCGGAATTCACTTCAATCTCAGTGGCTGGAGCCGGAGGCTCCCACATATGGCTGGCTGGATCATCCCGGCCAGCGGCTGAGAGTGTTGCTACTGATCTTCCTGCTCCCCTCACTGGCAATTGGCTATCGCCTCGTGCAGTTGCAGGTCTATCGTCAGGCAGAGTTCACTCACGTTTTTGAGGCTACTACCACTCGGATCGTCGAGATTCCGGCTCGCAATGGTCGTATTCTCGCCTCAGATGGCTCGTTACTGGCTGTCGATGAAGAGAACTTCGAACTCTGGGTGCACTACCGATGGCTGGAAGAACCGCCTCATCCGGACTGGCTCAAGCGGCAGGCGAATAGTCGGTTATCCCGGCGGCAACGACGTGATGACAAGCAAGTCGCTACGATGACCACCACGCTCCTCAACGAACGCCGTCAATTGTGGGAACGTATTGCCCATGTCACGGGTGTGACGCCGGAAGAACTCGATCAAGCACGCCAGAGTGTGCAGACCCGGATCGAACGAATGAAGCAGGCTGTGCTCGAGAAACAGATTCAGCAGCAGCCAGTGACCGAACAGCCAACACGATCAATACAGCCAACACGATCAATTGCGGAAGAATCTTCACCACATGCTGTGACGGCGTGGCTCGATTGGGGCCAAAAGTTATGGCAGGAGTTTCAGCATGAGTTAACCACGCCGCCACCTCGTGCAGAAAACGGGCCTTTGATATTGGCCGAAGAACTTGAACCACAGCGAGTGCTCGATACGCTCCCCAAAGCGGCAGCCGATGAGATTCTGGCACACCCGGAGTTATACCCCGGGCTCGAAGTTCGCGTCCGCCATCACCGCACTTATCCAGCCCGGCAGGTGGCCAGCCATTTGCTCGGTGTGCGGACTCCTTTGCGCGAAGAAGAAGCACTGGAACGTACCAAACAGTGGCCACAAGGTGATCCCCTCGATTATCGCACGGGAGATGCCATAGGCCGCAGTGGCCTCGAACTGGCTTATGACGCTCAGTTGCGCGGCTTGAGGGGCTTGAAACGGCTGACACTCGATCGACGCGGGCAGATTGTTGAAGAAGTCATGACGCGCGAAGTGAGGCACGGAGCCGACCTGTATCTGTCACTTGATGTCGAAGTCCAGCGCACTGCCGAAGCTCTGCTGGAACAAGCCCTCTTGCCCGATGTGATCGATGCGCCAGGCGACTCATCAACGAATGATGTGGACAATCCCCAAAAGCCAACCCGATTGACATCACCTCAGGGCGGAAGTGTCGTCGTGATCGATGTCCGCACTGGCCAGGTGATTGCCGCAGCGAGTGCTCCGGGCTATGACGCGAATGTCCTGACGAACCCCTCAGCCACGGAGTGGGCTCAGTTAACAGGCGATGTCCGGCGGCCACTCTATCAACGCGTCACACGCATGGCACTGGCACCGGGTTCGACCTTTAAGCCTCTCACGGCAATTGCCGGTCTGGAGGCTGGCATGAAGGCGCAGTCGGCCATCGAGTGTGCCGGGTATCTGGATCAACCACAGCGCGATCGCTGCCTCATCTTCCGGCATTATGGCGTCGGCCATGGTTCGACAGATCTCTCAGATGCACTTTGCCAGTCATGCAACGTTTACTTTTTCAAGCTGGCCCGCATGCTGGGGCCCAGCCCACTGGTCGAACAAGCCCGGCAATTCGGCTTTGGCCAACTCACAGGAATTGACCTCCCTTTTGAACAGGCTGGTCATCTGCCATCGCCTCAAACGAATTCGGCCCGCGAACCGTGGTATCCCGGCGATACATTAGGCCTGGCCATTGGTCAATCGCGGCTGCAGGTGACGCCATTGCAAATGGCTCGCTTTATGGCGGCCATTGCCAATGGTGGAGAACTCCTCACTCCCCGGCTCAAGACCGATCAAGGCCCCCTGCTGGTGACATCATTCGCGGAGACTTCTGGAGAAACCACTCGCACGAACGTGCGAAAGCCTTCACTCGCTCCTCAGACGCTGAAAGAGGTTCGTCACGGGTTGTATCGAGTGGTGAATGATGCTCAAGGAACCGCCTATAAGACCGTGCGTCTGAAAGAAGTCGAGATCTGCGGCAAGACCGGGACTGCCGAGGCAGGAAGTGGTGTCGCCGATCATGCGTGGTTTGCAGGCTATGCTCCTGCCTCTCCGCCGCGCTATGCCATTGTGGTGGTGCTGGAACATGGAGGAAGCGGCGGAAAAGAGGCTGGCCCCATGGCACGGGAAGTCATCCGCCGTATGCATCAACTGGGCCTGATCCCCTCAGGCAGCCTGGCGAAGAACGAAGACTAG
- a CDS encoding flagellar biosynthetic protein FliR yields MPALPWTEWLLTEATFQFQIFLLVLVRLSGLALTGPIFGAPAVPTNIRVLLIFVLALLVTPSIGHQAAQGFSLRDGNQDQRLTSDEIPPALAERFLAESSNTPASAELSTPDDRVMTAAEYSALPTPPENLGQLVLVLLGELVIGLFLGLGVQMVLAGLQMAGQIIDQQGGFGLGEVFNPDLQMNASQSGQLLFWLGTVIFLVLEPLGGHLVMLKSMVESFQSIPVGRAFWEPGTVELLNNLMQASFSLAIRFAAPIMLVMCLVDAAIGFLSHTVPQINIQAVGFSLKAMVSLLLLITLFSTSPAVIVNAFQETFFVLRQGLSLPEVITIPPSG; encoded by the coding sequence ATGCCGGCCTTGCCCTGGACAGAATGGCTGCTGACCGAAGCCACTTTTCAGTTCCAGATCTTTCTGCTGGTGCTGGTCAGGCTCTCAGGCCTCGCATTGACTGGCCCGATCTTCGGTGCCCCTGCCGTGCCCACGAATATCCGCGTACTGCTGATTTTTGTACTGGCACTTCTCGTGACACCGTCCATCGGCCATCAGGCGGCTCAAGGGTTTTCGCTGCGAGATGGCAACCAGGATCAGCGATTAACCAGCGACGAAATTCCCCCGGCACTCGCTGAGCGATTTCTCGCAGAGTCATCAAACACACCGGCATCTGCCGAGCTTTCGACGCCTGATGATCGAGTCATGACAGCCGCGGAATACTCAGCACTTCCCACACCTCCAGAAAACCTGGGGCAACTCGTGCTCGTGCTTCTGGGAGAACTGGTGATCGGGTTGTTCTTAGGGTTGGGTGTGCAGATGGTGCTGGCTGGTCTGCAGATGGCAGGGCAGATCATTGATCAGCAGGGAGGGTTCGGACTGGGTGAAGTCTTTAACCCAGACTTGCAAATGAATGCCTCGCAAAGTGGGCAACTCCTCTTCTGGCTGGGGACAGTCATCTTTCTGGTGCTCGAACCTCTGGGCGGGCATCTCGTCATGTTGAAATCAATGGTCGAGAGTTTTCAGTCGATCCCGGTGGGACGGGCCTTCTGGGAGCCGGGAACTGTGGAACTGTTAAACAATCTGATGCAGGCCTCGTTCTCGCTGGCCATACGCTTTGCCGCACCCATCATGCTCGTGATGTGCCTGGTCGATGCCGCCATTGGTTTTTTGAGCCACACCGTTCCGCAAATCAATATTCAGGCCGTCGGGTTCTCACTCAAGGCCATGGTGAGCCTGCTCCTGCTGATCACACTTTTCAGTACCTCGCCGGCTGTCATCGTGAATGCGTTTCAGGAAACCTTTTTCGTCTTAAGGCAAGGACTCTCCCTGCCTGAAGTCATCACGATTCCACCCTCCGGTTAA
- the fliQ gene encoding flagellar biosynthesis protein FliQ translates to MTSDTALELCRNAVVVALMVCLPSLMSAMLVGLIISLAQAVTQLQEQTLSFVPKLVIMLLVALLTLPWSMSLMDSYALDLYSSIPERLANE, encoded by the coding sequence ATGACTTCTGATACTGCTCTTGAACTCTGCCGGAATGCGGTCGTCGTCGCGCTGATGGTCTGCTTACCCAGCCTGATGTCGGCGATGCTGGTCGGCTTGATCATCAGTCTGGCACAGGCTGTGACACAGCTTCAGGAACAGACGCTGAGCTTTGTTCCCAAGCTGGTGATCATGCTGCTGGTGGCCTTATTAACGCTGCCCTGGTCGATGAGCCTCATGGACAGTTATGCCCTCGATTTGTACTCCAGCATTCCAGAACGTCTGGCGAATGAATGA
- the fliP gene encoding flagellar type III secretion system pore protein FliP (The bacterial flagellar biogenesis protein FliP forms a type III secretion system (T3SS)-type pore required for flagellar assembly.), translated as MKLHQLALSLVALGTCWLGMLISPGMAQAVLKEDAPGVIRSNRPTATNELRPAVAPVQLSSPALVRTGAEGNAPADFNSGENSTLAFPPGLAAPALPTGLDASNLTSRSGLSNTLKIMFLLTVLTLAPSILMMTTCFIRFVIVLGLLRQALGTQQLPPNQVITSLCLFLTFLVMAPIWQEAYEAGIRPYTAPRAGEAAIDEWTAFNRTLVPIRRFMAEQIDRTGSSDSVWMFIDFMRPPQDSPALSTWKEPTTYEDVPLVALLPAYVLSELKVSFLIAFQIYLPFLIIDMVISSILISMGMMMLPPVLISLPFKLLLFVMIDGWFLTVGMLLESVRPSG; from the coding sequence ATGAAACTGCACCAACTGGCATTGTCACTGGTGGCTCTCGGCACTTGCTGGCTGGGAATGCTGATTTCTCCAGGCATGGCTCAGGCTGTACTGAAGGAAGATGCACCTGGCGTCATCCGTTCCAACCGACCCACTGCGACAAATGAGCTCCGTCCAGCTGTTGCGCCAGTGCAACTGTCGAGCCCGGCACTCGTAAGAACTGGTGCCGAAGGTAACGCACCTGCCGATTTCAACAGTGGTGAAAACAGCACGCTCGCATTTCCTCCAGGCTTGGCTGCACCAGCCCTACCAACCGGACTGGACGCCTCGAATCTGACTTCTCGGAGCGGGTTGTCGAACACACTCAAAATTATGTTCCTGCTGACCGTGCTCACTCTGGCACCCAGCATTCTCATGATGACAACCTGCTTCATTCGCTTTGTGATTGTGCTCGGATTGTTGCGGCAGGCACTGGGAACACAACAGTTGCCTCCCAATCAGGTGATTACTTCGCTCTGTCTGTTTCTCACATTTCTCGTGATGGCACCTATCTGGCAGGAAGCTTATGAAGCGGGCATCAGGCCGTACACCGCACCTCGTGCGGGTGAAGCAGCGATTGATGAGTGGACAGCGTTCAATCGCACTTTAGTTCCAATCCGCCGCTTTATGGCCGAACAGATTGACCGCACGGGGAGCAGTGATTCGGTCTGGATGTTTATCGACTTCATGCGGCCACCCCAAGACAGCCCGGCTCTGAGCACATGGAAAGAACCCACCACCTACGAAGACGTGCCACTGGTGGCATTGTTACCCGCCTATGTTCTCAGTGAGTTGAAAGTCAGCTTTCTCATTGCGTTCCAGATCTATCTGCCGTTTCTGATTATCGACATGGTCATTTCCTCCATTCTGATCAGCATGGGGATGATGATGCTCCCCCCTGTGCTGATTTCTCTCCCGTTCAAGCTGCTGCTGTTTGTGATGATTGACGGCTGGTTCCTGACGGTTGGCATGCTGCTAGAAAGTGTCAGACCCTCCGGATAG
- a CDS encoding FliO/MopB family protein has product MRPTLSFNRSQTWQHLLLVLPCRCILVAILSLLSMTPSLLLAQEQRHDLPSWAFDAAVPLGEPQRASPPPKPGEGVEPATFRPAPGTSGQVATADAESGLSLSGKALPSRGNAKTGTGQSHRQVSSSSLWWTVGVLVVVLATAGATLPWLKRHIPGAVQPLPESAVQVLGRRPLDPRTSLQLIRVGTRVLVVGLGPDGARTLAEITEPIEVDVLVGACKTNRPEVQVTKSFQQFFERKVSS; this is encoded by the coding sequence ATGCGTCCAACACTTTCCTTCAATCGCTCTCAGACGTGGCAGCACCTGCTTCTGGTGCTGCCCTGCAGATGTATTCTCGTGGCGATATTGTCTCTTTTGTCGATGACCCCCTCTCTTTTGCTGGCTCAAGAACAGCGGCATGATCTCCCCTCCTGGGCCTTTGATGCGGCTGTCCCTTTGGGCGAACCGCAGCGAGCTTCACCCCCACCGAAGCCCGGCGAAGGAGTTGAACCAGCCACATTCCGGCCAGCACCTGGAACGTCAGGCCAAGTTGCCACGGCAGATGCGGAGTCAGGGCTCTCACTCTCCGGGAAGGCGTTGCCCTCGCGTGGAAACGCCAAAACTGGCACTGGTCAGTCGCATCGGCAGGTATCATCCAGTTCGTTATGGTGGACAGTGGGCGTTCTCGTGGTGGTCCTCGCGACGGCTGGAGCCACACTTCCATGGCTAAAGCGGCATATCCCGGGAGCCGTGCAGCCCTTGCCCGAATCTGCCGTGCAGGTGCTGGGAAGGCGTCCACTCGACCCGCGAACGTCATTGCAGTTGATTCGTGTCGGGACGCGAGTGCTGGTGGTGGGCTTGGGTCCGGATGGTGCGCGAACACTGGCCGAAATCACAGAACCAATTGAAGTCGATGTCCTCGTCGGTGCCTGCAAGACCAATCGACCAGAAGTTCAGGTCACAAAATCGTTCCAGCAGTTCTTCGAGCGAAAGGTCAGCTCATGA
- the fliN gene encoding flagellar motor switch protein FliN: MSDDMSDLLSPEEIEALMQAARGEGAGGASAGLFGPPGGAASPAGASPRQAHQPASRNTSAEQSLRQAEQQLAAALSEELPPRNMRGLPPGEAPARFEFEEFGTPFPTRAAAPVFPLDALQDVELDIRIELGRTELLIDEVMQLREGAVVPLDKLAGDPVDILVNGKLLARGEVLVLNDNFCVRIAEILTQDG, encoded by the coding sequence GTGTCTGACGATATGAGCGATCTCCTCAGCCCCGAAGAAATTGAAGCCCTGATGCAGGCGGCTCGCGGGGAAGGTGCGGGAGGTGCGTCAGCCGGTCTCTTTGGCCCACCCGGCGGTGCTGCTTCTCCTGCAGGAGCCAGTCCACGCCAGGCTCATCAACCAGCCTCAAGAAACACATCGGCCGAACAATCGCTCAGGCAAGCCGAGCAGCAACTGGCGGCAGCACTTTCGGAGGAGTTGCCTCCCCGCAATATGCGAGGTTTACCTCCGGGCGAAGCACCGGCTCGCTTCGAATTCGAAGAATTTGGTACACCGTTTCCCACACGTGCTGCAGCACCCGTCTTTCCACTCGATGCGCTGCAGGATGTCGAACTCGATATCCGCATTGAACTGGGCCGGACAGAACTTCTTATCGATGAAGTGATGCAACTGCGAGAAGGCGCTGTGGTTCCTTTGGATAAACTCGCAGGCGATCCTGTCGATATTCTTGTGAATGGCAAGTTGCTGGCCCGCGGCGAAGTCCTCGTGCTGAATGATAACTTCTGTGTACGTATTGCCGAAATTCTGACACAGGATGGCTGA
- a CDS encoding DUF4269 domain-containing protein, translating to MNLRFSLDEPESFGPLPRQLEAARTLATLELARLFKDFTPVLAGTIPLAIDLPESDLDILCFAPDLGFFAKQCQSLAPRLTDYRERQLVLRGIPSFVASGRFENFELEIFAQPVPVPEQWGYRHLLIEARLLKLAGESLRLRIIELKQAGLKTEPAFAHGLQLPSDTLPGDPFAALLELEALDDEQLCALIEHRHLF from the coding sequence GTGAACTTGCGATTCTCTCTCGACGAACCAGAATCATTTGGCCCATTACCTCGCCAGCTCGAAGCGGCCCGAACGTTAGCAACGCTCGAGCTCGCTCGGCTTTTCAAAGATTTCACACCCGTTCTGGCAGGGACGATTCCCCTCGCGATCGATCTCCCGGAAAGTGATCTCGATATTCTCTGCTTTGCACCCGATTTAGGATTCTTTGCAAAACAATGCCAGAGTCTGGCTCCCAGACTGACGGACTACCGCGAACGTCAGCTGGTACTTCGCGGCATCCCGTCGTTCGTCGCCAGTGGCCGATTTGAAAACTTTGAACTGGAAATCTTCGCTCAGCCAGTCCCTGTTCCTGAGCAATGGGGCTATCGCCACCTGCTCATCGAAGCGAGGTTACTAAAACTGGCTGGCGAATCATTGCGTTTACGAATCATCGAGCTCAAACAGGCAGGTCTGAAAACAGAACCTGCGTTTGCCCATGGCCTGCAATTACCCAGCGATACGTTGCCTGGCGATCCGTTTGCAGCACTCCTGGAACTTGAAGCTCTCGACGATGAACAGCTCTGTGCGTTGATCGAGCATCGACACTTATTTTGA
- a CDS encoding spermidine synthase — MDAKPIQPQSRGFSSSNPRVDRYRLANLSRQIFGSLIHFLRSLWSRIDRGEFLTLWGLGTGGLLMLQAAIATWGVLEPWRSCALVAICLGAGLGSLARVQPRRAASSLEQTSSPEKPLWKALLAGSPPLGAILLATCVWFWLGPLWYSVPAMLPGLFSVEVLSQRWGFIPVAFLVAISTLGLTSALCVWSLRELAQLRSMVFPELSSVNFNVTGEESKSFPRQSLLSPAWIACGISLGMGISAALLAYGASPSILLGLAGLATGMPAIRYWMSLEAEVIGSAHVQRHTSRRTTDNLLETSWINHSLLLMAAILAGSIAWGMERLVNDRIPTGTFVMTGLALGGICGWALSALMNSRRKRIADQADFGMAGQDLKSIDISTSAMIWIGVIAIALNLVLLPALTELLLWTNATVSWSPGVWLIRMSFVMIMVWPVGWLMGCATTRRLGSMTLLCLMLSATGWLTAQWIGRFVLTPASLLLVCSWALAAVSVMPLVFNPRMLRGWMSPLIGNRCAEDEVTSSSHQTQAVSPSSFAMQSGHLALSTRMASLFSIVVGAGLLATLPWSVSRESSAWNSRALFSTSASVAWHAGFSSDMLTALDDSRLVEVEHAENGTMVRWRTKFLEEVTRVNGLPLPPVSRDPGVVPQAVPELILTTLPLALHHEARHVLLLGAGSGLPLVTLSDLPVLQVTCLEGDASGLQAVQSNVLRTLGAEIDERFEIHGVDPVWGVSSLQDRFDVVISAPLLSSTDRGSASLTREHYLQCADRLTDDGIFCQRFECVDYGPQVLVDVSRTLRSVFREVTLVQTGIPGEAVWIATNSSKGLVREGLLSRIKSPQMRRILAQAGWDWSMLAGLSLVDDAALGELDGTDSKIHLRHAQANTIRSNHLAWQTPIETMRWGAKLQQTQALLSAPRSTEPVYPPLPIPVDPDSGEEPPPVVYRRLSLLMEGMGFDGEDPDLVRRLEEIVAQRHLINDHPEAWWWEYRKVIKERLGKPPVATVRLATAQALKGGMLPDYARRKDYFEHLGEAIRSPNPAAEVPELLKFEEAYDPLLSPFIHQEVAELLHRSGKEARAEELRHRLHLVYFAPGFDSSVRNVQVALEMVLDHPETIVDDAARYDLILSLMHTMRNRWNLRTSQTLKSIRLTLRDIDACLLVARRGKETLDQLALAGAADHADCEKRLQGLDRMLLQPLETYRNNLRSATPEFKDPSAVKPASK; from the coding sequence ATGGACGCCAAACCCATACAGCCTCAAAGTCGTGGCTTTTCTTCATCCAATCCACGGGTTGACAGGTATCGGCTCGCAAACCTGTCGAGGCAGATTTTTGGCAGCTTAATCCACTTCTTGAGATCCCTCTGGAGTCGTATCGATCGTGGGGAATTCCTCACACTCTGGGGCTTAGGCACCGGTGGTCTGTTAATGCTGCAGGCGGCGATTGCCACCTGGGGCGTACTCGAACCCTGGCGATCCTGCGCGCTTGTGGCAATTTGCCTGGGTGCTGGCCTGGGGAGTCTGGCCCGTGTTCAACCTCGACGTGCTGCTTCATCTCTGGAGCAAACCTCTTCCCCAGAAAAACCTCTCTGGAAAGCCCTGCTCGCAGGCTCGCCACCTCTGGGAGCAATCCTCCTGGCCACCTGCGTCTGGTTCTGGCTGGGCCCGCTTTGGTACAGCGTACCCGCGATGCTGCCGGGTCTGTTTTCTGTGGAAGTTCTGTCTCAACGATGGGGCTTTATCCCGGTGGCGTTCCTGGTGGCTATCTCCACACTGGGTCTCACCAGTGCCCTGTGTGTCTGGTCATTGCGAGAACTGGCACAGCTTCGGTCCATGGTCTTTCCAGAACTCAGTTCCGTAAATTTCAATGTCACAGGTGAGGAATCGAAATCTTTCCCTCGGCAATCTCTGCTCTCCCCGGCGTGGATAGCTTGTGGCATAAGCCTTGGCATGGGCATCAGTGCTGCCCTCCTCGCTTATGGCGCGTCTCCGTCTATTCTGCTGGGATTGGCAGGGCTGGCAACTGGCATGCCTGCCATTCGTTATTGGATGAGCCTTGAAGCAGAGGTTATTGGATCAGCTCATGTACAACGTCATACCAGCCGCCGAACCACAGATAATCTGCTGGAGACAAGCTGGATCAATCACAGCCTCTTACTGATGGCTGCTATTCTTGCGGGAAGTATCGCCTGGGGAATGGAAAGACTGGTGAACGACCGCATCCCCACCGGCACGTTCGTCATGACCGGGTTGGCCCTGGGGGGAATCTGTGGCTGGGCACTTTCGGCTTTGATGAACTCTCGCCGAAAGCGAATAGCAGATCAGGCAGATTTCGGGATGGCTGGTCAAGATCTCAAATCAATCGACATCTCGACCAGTGCCATGATCTGGATAGGTGTGATCGCGATTGCCCTGAATTTGGTATTACTGCCAGCACTGACAGAACTGCTCCTGTGGACAAATGCAACAGTGAGCTGGTCGCCCGGTGTCTGGTTGATTCGCATGTCGTTTGTGATGATCATGGTTTGGCCTGTCGGCTGGCTCATGGGTTGTGCCACCACACGGCGTTTGGGTTCCATGACGCTGCTCTGCCTCATGTTGTCTGCCACTGGCTGGCTGACAGCTCAATGGATCGGTCGCTTCGTGTTGACTCCAGCCAGCTTGCTCCTGGTCTGCAGTTGGGCCCTGGCGGCTGTCTCTGTGATGCCTCTGGTATTCAATCCTCGCATGCTGCGTGGCTGGATGTCGCCACTGATTGGGAATAGGTGTGCTGAAGACGAGGTCACCTCAAGCAGCCACCAAACGCAAGCTGTGTCGCCTTCATCTTTCGCGATGCAATCGGGTCATCTGGCCTTATCGACACGCATGGCTTCGCTGTTTTCGATCGTGGTGGGTGCAGGCCTGTTGGCCACGCTCCCCTGGTCTGTCAGTCGCGAATCATCAGCATGGAACTCCCGCGCCCTCTTCTCGACATCGGCTTCAGTGGCCTGGCATGCCGGCTTTTCTTCGGACATGCTCACAGCGCTCGATGACAGTCGTCTGGTCGAGGTCGAGCATGCCGAGAATGGGACGATGGTCCGCTGGCGTACCAAATTTCTGGAAGAAGTCACGCGTGTTAATGGGCTGCCGCTGCCACCTGTAAGCCGCGATCCAGGTGTCGTTCCACAGGCTGTTCCCGAACTGATACTGACAACCTTACCTCTGGCACTGCATCACGAAGCCCGGCACGTCCTGCTTCTGGGAGCAGGGTCTGGTTTGCCACTGGTCACGCTATCTGACCTGCCGGTTTTGCAGGTGACATGTCTGGAAGGAGATGCCAGTGGTCTTCAGGCTGTGCAATCCAACGTATTACGCACTCTGGGTGCAGAGATTGACGAGCGATTCGAAATTCACGGTGTTGACCCGGTCTGGGGTGTGTCGAGCCTGCAGGATCGCTTCGACGTCGTGATTTCGGCTCCGCTGCTCTCATCGACCGATCGTGGTTCCGCCAGTCTGACACGCGAGCATTATCTGCAATGCGCTGACCGACTCACAGATGATGGCATCTTCTGCCAGCGTTTCGAATGTGTGGATTATGGACCGCAGGTGCTGGTGGATGTTTCCCGCACGCTGCGATCGGTCTTCCGCGAAGTGACTCTCGTTCAGACCGGCATCCCCGGAGAGGCTGTCTGGATCGCCACAAATTCTTCCAAAGGATTGGTACGCGAGGGGCTGCTCTCGCGGATCAAATCGCCACAAATGCGGCGAATTCTGGCTCAGGCGGGCTGGGACTGGTCCATGCTGGCTGGACTTTCCCTCGTCGATGATGCGGCTCTGGGTGAACTCGATGGCACGGATTCCAAAATTCATCTCCGGCATGCCCAGGCAAACACGATCCGTTCCAATCATCTGGCCTGGCAGACACCCATCGAAACGATGCGCTGGGGAGCCAAGCTGCAACAGACACAGGCTCTGTTAAGTGCTCCGCGTTCCACGGAACCGGTTTATCCCCCTTTACCAATCCCTGTGGATCCCGATTCGGGTGAAGAGCCTCCGCCTGTCGTCTATCGAAGGCTGAGCCTGCTGATGGAAGGAATGGGGTTTGATGGTGAAGATCCCGATCTGGTTCGTCGACTCGAAGAGATCGTCGCTCAGAGGCATCTCATCAACGATCATCCGGAAGCGTGGTGGTGGGAATATCGCAAAGTCATCAAGGAACGCCTGGGTAAGCCACCAGTCGCCACCGTGCGTCTGGCTACGGCTCAGGCTCTAAAAGGGGGGATGCTCCCCGATTATGCCCGCCGGAAAGATTACTTCGAACATCTGGGAGAGGCGATTCGTTCGCCCAATCCTGCGGCTGAAGTCCCCGAACTGTTGAAGTTTGAAGAGGCCTACGATCCCCTCCTGTCGCCATTCATTCATCAGGAAGTAGCCGAGTTATTGCATCGCAGCGGGAAAGAGGCCCGGGCCGAAGAACTGCGTCATCGACTCCATCTGGTCTACTTTGCACCGGGCTTTGACAGCTCTGTGCGAAATGTGCAAGTGGCCCTGGAAATGGTACTCGATCATCCCGAGACGATTGTGGATGACGCAGCACGCTATGACCTGATCCTGAGCCTGATGCACACGATGCGCAATCGATGGAACCTGCGGACATCCCAGACACTCAAGTCAATCCGGCTCACATTGCGGGATATCGATGCCTGCCTGCTCGTCGCCCGGCGAGGGAAAGAAACGCTGGATCAACTGGCTCTGGCTGGGGCTGCCGATCATGCCGATTGCGAAAAACGCCTGCAGGGGCTGGATCGTATGTTGTTGCAACCACTGGAGACGTATCGCAACAACCTGCGCAGTGCGACTCCCGAGTTCAAGGATCCTTCGGCAGTAAAACCTGCTTCAAAATAA